TGAATTATTAATTCCTCAATCATGAAAATCCGCACCATCATTATTGAAGACGAAGAACCTGCAAGAGCTTTGATAAAAAATTATCTCTCTGCAAATAATGACATTGAAATCATTGAAGAATGTGCCGATGGATTTACTGGTGTTCTTGCTATAAATAATAATAAACCCGACCTGGTTTTACTCGATATTCAAATGCCAAAACTCACAGGCTTTGAAGTGTTGGAATTGATTCAATATAAACCTGTGATCATATTCACTACAGCTTTCGAACAATACGCCATTAAAGCGTTTGAAACCGGCGCTGCCGATTATTTATTAAAGCCTTTTACCAAAGAACGCTTTGCTAATGCATTGGACAAAGCAAAAGAAAAAATCTTTTCTAAAAATAAACAGGAACCGAATTATTCCAGTTTAATGAATGCTTACGATGATAAAGAAGAAAATATAAACCGCATTGCTATCCGCACCGGCAGCAAAATTCATTTAATTAATGCTGATGAAATAATTTATATTTCTTCCGATGATGATTATGTGCAGGTTCACACGAAAGAAGGAAATTTCCTGAAAGAAAAAACAATGAAATATTTTGAAACACATCTCGATTCCGGTATCTTCATCCGCATTCACCGCTCTTTTATTGTAAATATAAATTTTATCCAACGCCTTGATTATTATGATAAGGAAAATTATTCTGCCGTACTTAAAAATAATGATGTGCTGAAAGTAAGTAATAACGGGTATAAGCTATTAAAAGGAAAACTGAATATCTAAATCCATAACGCGAAAAATAATTTATACCGACAGAAAAGAGTTTTCAAAAATATTTTTTGTTTTCTGTACGATATAACTCGTTCTAAACAGTTTTGCCTTTGCAAACCTGATAAGAACGAGTATAATCAACCGATATAAGCCGGATGTTTTTCATTATATTTTAAAAGATATTTAAAAATGATTTTCTTTTTCTTTTTTTGTTTGAGCAAGTCCTGGTAAAGCTCATTGTCGTGTGTTTGCAAAAATTTTGAAAAATTTTTATAAGAAAATAATTCCACCTTACCTGTTTCAAAATCAATAAAGAATTGCTGGTATTCACTGTCGCTGCTAAAACCCGTAATTACATTATTTGCATGGTTAATGCTGTTAAGCCCTACAAAATGGCATAATGAACCAATTACCATTAATTTAAAATAGTATGAATAATAAGCATGAGCAATATAAACATCACCTTTATAAGAATAACCCCAGCAGTCCTTTAATTCGCATCCGCCGGGTGTTTTAACTGAATCGGGACAGATGTATACAATATCCTTATAATTCGGATCGGAATATGGCGCCGGCTTTTTTACAACAAACTTTCTTATTGCAGGGCTATCTGTTTTGAACTGTTCAAAACTGGTATAAATGCCTTCATCAAAAACGAAATCGGATGTATATCTTACTTTGCCTGTAGTGTCGCTTTGCGAAAAAGAATAAGATGTTATTAATACAAACAACAATATGTATATGTACCGTTTTTTTCTCATTGCTGTTTTTTTTCAGGAATATAAAGATACAACTTTTATAAATAATACCATTTACTTCAGCATCTTTAAAAAATCTTCTTCGGAAATTATAGGAACATTATATTGATTTGCTTTTTTCCGTTTTTCGGGTCCCATATTATCGCCGGCAAGCAGATAATCGGTTTTCGATGAAACTGCGCTAATGTTTTTTCCACCATTTTCTTCAATCATTTTTTTAATTTGTTCACGGGAATATTTTCTGAACACTCCACTGACCACAAATGATTTACCGTTTAATTTTTCCGACACTAATGAATTCAAGCCTTCTGCAATACTGAATGAAACGCCAAAGCACTTTAAACGATTTATTAATTCAATATTTTTTTCTTCATTAAAAAAACCGATAATGCTCTCAGCAATCCTCTCGCCTATTTCATCAACATTAATAAGATCTTCTTTGGTAGCGCTTTTCAATGCACTTATATTTTGATAATGTAATGCCAGTTTCTTTGCAATAGTTTCTCCAACATAACGAATTCCTATTGCATATAATACCCTTTCAAAAGGAACATGTTTCGAATCTTCAACACCATTCAATATATTCTGAACTGTTTTTTCCTTAAATTTTACAATTCGTTTTTTACCATCATCTGATACATATTCTTTCTCAAGTCCGAAAAGCATTTTATAAGTCAGCCTGTATAAATCAGAAATATCTTTTACCAAACCATTATCAAAAAGAATTTCTATTTTCCCTTCGCCCAAACTTTCAATATTCATGGCTTTCCTGCTGATAAAATGTTCCAGCTTCCCTTTTATTTGCGGGGGGCAATTTGTTTCATTCGGGCAATAATGATTGGCTTCGCCTTCTTTTCTGATAAGCGGAGTTTTACATTCAGGACATTTATCGATATATACGACTTTAGGTAAGCATTTATTGTCAATACTTGTATCAACACCAATAATTTTCGGAATGATTTCACCGCCTTTTTCAACAAAAACGGTATCGCCAATATGTAAATCCAGTTTCTCGATCTGGTCTGCATTATGCAAGGTAGCCCTTTTTACAACCGAGCCTGAAAGCTGCACCGGTTGAAGGTTTGCAACAGGTGTGATAGCTCCTGTACGTCCCACTTGAAAATCAACGGATAATAATTTTGTAGAAACCCGTTCGGCCATATACTTATAAGCTATTGCCCAGCGTGGCGATTTTGCTGTGCTTCCAAGCTGCTCCTGTTGTGCAAAAGAATTTATTTTTATTACAACACCATCAATATCAAAGTCGAGTTGATGACGTAATTTTTCGACATGATCAATATATTCTTTTACTTCTTCTATTGAATTACATTTCCTGATATATTCAGAAACCTTAAATCCCCAGTTCATTGCGGCCTTCATATTATCGAAATGATTATCAAAAGGTAATTTTTCACCTAACAGGGAATAAAAAAAACCATCAAGATTTCTTTTTGCAACTTCTTTCTGGTCCTGCATTTTCAAACTCCCCGATGCTGCATTGCGCGGATTAGCGAAAGGGACATCCCCTTCCATTTCTTTTTCGGCATTTAATTTTTCGAACGATCTATGCGGCATGATAATTTCACCACGCATTTCAAATTCATCAGGAAAATCAGAACCATGAAGTTGTAATGGAATACTTTTTATGGTTTTAATGTTCACTGTTACTTCATCACCCTGCTCTCCATCGCCTCGCGTAACCGCGTAAAGCAATTTCCCTTTTGAATAGGTTAAACCAATGGAAAGTCCGTCGAATTTTAATTCACACACATATTGATAATTCTCTCCAAGTACTTTTTTTACCCTTTCATTAAAATCGTCAAGCTCCGAAAAGGAATAAGTATTCCCTAACGATAGCATCGGATATTTATGTTTACGTTGCTTAAAATCTTTGGTGATTTCACCTCCTACTCGCTGCGAAGGGCTATATTCATCAAAGAATTCAGGATATTGTTTTTCGAGCTCAATCAGTTCATTCAGCAACAAATCAAAATCATAATCACTGATCAATGGCCGTGAAAGAACATAATAATAATAGTTATGCTCGTTTATTTCCTTACGAAGTTCTTCAATTTTTATTTTAGCTTCTTCCCTTTTCATAAACAGTTTGCAAATTAATAAAAAAAGCCGGAATCCCGGCTTTAATATTAAAAGTAAAAAAGCTTATAAACTAATAGAAGTAATATCAAGCTCAACAGGATTAACACACATTGCCGGGATTTTGGATGAATTGAACATTACCTGTTCGGCCCACGGACTAAGAATAAAGCTGGGTAATAACTGGTCGGGGTTTGTCATTATCATTACCATATCGGCTTTAATATAATCAGAATAAACATTAATACTTTTTGCAAAATTTCCTGATTCAGCAGAAACCTTTTCAGTAAACTTAACTCCATTTTTCTTAAGTATACTCTTTATTTGCGCCATGTTTCTTTCCACTTCGTTAGCCTGGAATTCATCTTTATATTTTATTCCAAACATGTGAATGGTAGAATTAAATATTTTTGCAATATGAATAGCCCAGCAAACCTTTTGTTTCGATTCAGAAGTTTCATCAATTGGAAACACAACATTATTATATCCTTTACCAAATTCGCGTTCCTGAACAACAATTACCGGTACCGATGAACTTTCAATAACCTTCATTGCAAAACTTCCGACAAGATGCTGAACTCCTATTTTTCCATGAGTTCCCATTACGATCATCCGGGCTTTAATTTCATCGGCAACTTTGGCTATTGTTGTGAATATACTGCCTTCTTCAGCAATATAATCAAGCTTTACATTATATTTTTTCTCGATAGATGAAGCAATTATCTTCAATTTTTCTTTAATTACGTCATCATTTAAATTTTCTTTCTTTAAATAGGCTTTTGTTTCCTTATTAATGACATGCAAAATGGCAATCTTTCCATTTATTTGTTTGGCAATGCCGGCAGCATGGTCAATAGCAAAATCAGCTACCTCAGTAAAATCGGTAGGAACAAGTACAATATTTTCTCTCTTGCTTTTCATAGAATTAAGTTATTATGCAAAAATATAAAAATTATTCAAAATTAAAAATCAGTTGATCAAAGTTTGGATTTGAGTTAAATTCTGATTTTTCTTTTCGTTACGTAGCGCTATGGCTGACTCAGTGAAGTAGTTATTTTTTTCGAGGAAATCAACTTGTATATGATACCATTTCTTTAATGAAACTTCATGACCATGTTCATTCCATTCGCAAAGCAAGCGATTGGCTATCATAAAAAAATCATCACGACCTAAATAATCCAAATCGGCATCGCATAATATTTTCTCCAATAAAGTCTTTGGATTCTGAGGCAATCGTGTTGCTAAAATCATATTGCAAATGATATCGATATCTTCATCGGTATAATCAAATTCAGATAAATATTTTCTTGTTACCATTACCGATTCTTGTTCATGGTCGCAATATCCAAAAAGAAATCCTGAATCGTGATATAACGCCGCTGTTTCAAGTAATATCAAATCCTTACCGGTAATATTTTCCATCGCTGCTAATTTCTTAGCCGATTCATAAACATCAAGAGTGTGTGATAAGCAATGATAGTATAAGCGGGGTTTTAATTCGTTTTTCAGTTTATTAAGAATAAATTCCTTTGCTTCCTGAAAGTTCATGTGTTTTGGCTTGCTGTTGCAATAGCAAATTTAAAAAATCTGTTTCAGAAAATAAAATGCAATACAGCGTTCTAAATGTTAAAATACAATTACTTACGCCTAATTATAAAAAATTTATGACGAAATAATTTAATTTTAATATTAAAAAATGAATAAATATGACAGGTTTAGTCATTAAATCAATATATCTAATACCTTTTAGTTTAATACGAAAGATTAAAAATTACTTTTTAATAAACGGAGAGATCGCCCGGGTATAAATTCCACGGGTATATGCATTCAGCATATCAAAAGAAGTAATAGGAACACCATCATTAATGAACTGTTCGATAATCCGGTTGACCTGTTTTTTGGTGAGCACAATACTTCCGCAAAGCACCACAAGCCTTACCTGGCTGTAATCGTCGGGTAATTTTTCTGAAAGGTTAACAATATGGTATTCCAGTTTCTTTTCACAAAATGCATCCAGTTGGTTAATCACCAATTCAGGTTCTTTATATTCGGAAGAAGTGCTATCACCGGATGCTTGTATAATTAGCACCTGATCGCCGTCTTTCAATTCAGAAATAACCGGTGTATATTTCAGGTACGCATTAAAATTCCCTTTATGCCTGGCCATAACAACTCCATATGTTGTAAGCTGTGTATTATATGGAAGCAAATCCATGGCTTTGTTAAATGATGATGTAGGGATTATGGTCATACGAAGCGCATCATACAATGTCGAAAAAATCGTCTGAAGCTCTGTTTCTTTCACCATCAGCACGAAACATAAATTATCTATCAGGTCGCGGGCAATTTCGTTATGCGATTTGCTCAGCTGCCCATCAGGTTCTTTAAGGTTTGATGGTATTGCCAGAACAACAATATCATTCTTTGAAACCACCGAACCAAGCATTGACTTTGATTCATAAGCTGACTCAGGCAAAAGTTGCTTAATGGTATTGATAACATTTGAAACATTACTTTTTTCAGTTGAACTGAATTCAATCACATTGGTCTGATACGCTGTTTCAACCTGAGTCTTGTATACCTGTGCCAATTCATTGATATCAGATTTATTATGAACTACGATAAAAGGTAATGCATAATCAATAAAATGATTTACCATTTTTTTCTCAGGTTCAGCAAAAAGATTCCCGGTAATAATCAGAACAGCAAAATCTATAACTTTTAATACCTGCATACTTTTCTGTATGCGCTTCTCTCCTGCTTCACCATAATCATCAATACCGGAAGTATCAAATAAAATAACTTTACCAATATCTTTCAGTTCACAAAGATATTTTTGAGGTTCTTTTGTGGTACCCGAAATTTTTGAAACTTCAGCCAATTCAACTCCCGATAGAGCATTAATAAATGAACTCTTTCCGTAGTTTTTTCTTCCAAAAACACCAATGCATGGTATTGACATAGCTTGACCCGCCGAAGTATCGAATGATATTTGTAATTGTTTTTCCATAACTTATCAGCATTCAAATATATGATTTTTTTCAATAATCAAATAATATTAATGCCTAATTTTGTATTCAATAAAACTGTTGATATGAAAAATTTTAAATCACTTCTTTATTTTATAATTATTGCGTTCTTCCTGATGCCTGTTAAATCATGGTCGCAGGACAAATATAAATTCACCATTCAGAAAGAGCTTAAAGCAAACACGGTAAAAAACCAGGGAAACACAGGCACATGCTGGAGTTTTGCAACCTGTTCCATGCTGGAATCAGAATTATTGAGAAACGGAAAAAAAGAAATTGATTTATCGGAAATGTATATTGTTCGTTGCGCTTACATTGAAAAAGCAGTATTGTATGTTAGGCTTCATGGTAAATATAATTTTGATGAAGGCGGCGAAGCACATGATGTGATCAATATGATGCGGAAATACGGGCTGCTTCCGCTGAACGAGTACCCCGGAAAAAAAGATGATGAAAAAATGTATGACCATTCCAAAATGAAAAACGATTTAAAAAATTATCTTGACAAATTATTAGAAGAAAACGAAAGCAATTTTCCTACAGATTGGATAAAAGGTTTTGAAAAAATACTAGACAAGTATATGGGCAAAGTGCCGAAAACATTTGAGATCAACAAAACCCAATATAATCCTATAACATACATGAAAGATTATTTGGAAATAAATCCTGATGATTATATTGAATTCACATCGTTTAACCATCACCCATTTTATCAGAAATTTTTTCTTGAAATCCCCGACAACTGGTCATTTGATTTATATAATAACATTCCCCTTGATGATTTGATTGAGATTATTGACAGTTCTATTGCAAAAGGCTACACCGTTGGGTGGGGTGGAGATGTAAGCGAAAACGAGTTTTCACAATTTGAAGGATTAGCTATTGTTCCTGAAACTGAGTGGTCACGTAAAAATGAGGTAGAGCAATCAAGAACACTAACAGTAACGGAAAAAGAACTTAAAGTAACGCAGGAAAATCACCAGAGAAGTTTCGATAACTTTACAACTACCGACGACCACTTTTTGCATATCACCGGAACCGCAAAAGACCAAAGCGGCAATAAATTTTATTTCACAAAAAATTCATGGGGCGATAAAGGAGCCTACAAAGGCTACCTTTATTTATCGGAACAATATATACGTTTAAAAACAATTTCTATTATAGTAAATAAAAGCACAGTTCCTGCAAGGATTTTGGATTCATTGAAATAAAAAATCCTCTTGCATGGCAAGAGGATTGTACAAAAAAATATTTTTTCTTAGAACTTAATAACAACGGGAGTGTAGCTAACTGAGATGTTATTGTTGTTAACTAATTTAAAATTCACAGCAGTGTTTTTATGAATTTCGCCATCAATTTTTAAACGCTGAGTATCTTTCCATTCAATTTTTGATAAACCCATTTTTGAAAATTGCAGACTTTTTGAACTCTCAACAAAAACAACCATTTTCATTTCATCAAAAGTTGCTTTCACAGTTTGCGAACATGCATCGGTTGCTGAAATAGCAGGTGTTACCTGGGTGTATTTAGACATCAATGGAATAGAATCCAAATACATTTCTTTTTTTACACCCGAAACCAAACCATGCTTTTCAGCATTTTCCAGTTTGGTATCAGGAACATAAATCAAAGCATCCAGTTTTGATAAATTCTTCAGGAAAGCTTCAAAACAAGGTTCACACGAAATATACGATGAAGGAGTATGCCCGTTCAATTCTTTTTCACGGTTCTGAACAGGAATAAATCCTGTGAATGTTGCCGATAGCAACATGATAATAAGAATCCAACTTTTTACTTTTTTCATATTTTATTTTTGAGAATGTTTAACACAAATATAAAATTTATTTTGAAATCAAAACGTGGTTATGATACAATGCAAGAAGCACATCTTTTCCTAAGGTAATATTCTTCTGTTTCTCGAGATAAATAAATATTTCGTCATTGGTCTTTATGCCGTCAAATGCATTGATAATCGATTCTGGAATATCAAACGCAAACACAACATTGCTTTCATTTCTTTCAATATATGCTGATGTTTTAATCCGATATGTTCCTTCAATTTCACTAAAGAAACTTATTTCAGGATTAGGAATTAAAACATTTGGAATGACCATCATATTATTATAATGTTCTTTCACTTGTTTCACTAGCAGATTAAACTGTGGTCCATTTACTGAAGAGAATTCCTGTAATGTAAGTTCATTAAAAAGTTCAAACGATTTTTTATAAAATGCGTCCTCCTTTCCTTCCCATTGCTGCCAGTAAAACGAGTATTCATTTTTATGCATTGATAAATCATCCATATCTTCATATGATATATTGCTGTTATCACCAAAAGGCATGGTGTCGCGCAATTCCAGCTTATCAAATACATGCAGTATCACCGATTCCTGGATATGTTTCATGATTGCAGTCATCCTGTTCCAGAACGATATTCCTGCGTGTGCGGTAAGACTTTTACAAAACCATGTTGCACATATTGCTTCCCTGTATTTCCATAAAGAACAATTATATTCCCCTTGCAAATAATAAGGGCATTGTAAATTTATACTTTTACCAAACCCAAGCTTCCGTCCATGTTCATATAGTAAGGAATATTTTTTTGTAGGATAAATTCCATGAGGAAGAACACCTTTTTTTTCTTTTATTTTTTGCAATAAACGTTTCCTGCCCTCTTCCATTTCAGGAGTTGTATCGCTCAATACTGCTCCTACCATATAGTTTGGCAACTTTGGAAAAAAAGTGCAACACTTAGTATCGGGAGCAAATGGTTTCGATAAGTCTTTTTCAAAATCGGCTCGGCTTTCGCATATCATCGGACAGTCCTGACAGTTTGCAAATTTCTCTTCAGGAATTTCGCTATCAAAAAAAACAGGTAAAAACTTATGATATACTTGCGGTACGTATGTTTTAATACTTTTAAATGCCATAATACTTTTTTTATTATAAAATTTTAAGAAAACCAAAGTTATAAAATATCAATAATGTTTTTACATTTGGTAACTTTAAAAAAATCAATTAAAATAAATCACTAAATGAAAAAAATATTTTTTATTTACTTCACTGATGGCTGTTGCAATTAGCGTTTGCAACACATCATGCAATTCTAAAAAGAAAGACAAGGAAAGTCCAGATGCATTGGTAATGCACATCGACTCAACAGTGAAGCCCGGTAACGATTTCTTTCTTTATGCAAATGGAAAATGGTTTAAAGAAAATCCTATTCCTGCAAGCGAACAGAGCAATGGAATTTGGCAATTGATCCAGGATACTGTTAATGCTCAAATCCGCAAAATATGCGAATCATCAGCCACATTGAAAGAAGCTACAAAAGGAAGTAACAAACAAAAAATCGGTGACTTCTTTTCATCAGGTATGGACAGCGCCACCATCAATAAAAACGGCATTTCTGATTTAAAAGATATTTTCGACGAGATTGACGGTATAAAAGACATCAACGGGATTCTTAAATCAGCATCATACATTCATATTGTAGCAGGTTCTCCATTATTTGGATTTTATGTTGCACAGGATGATAAGATCAGCAACAAATATGCTATCTTCCTTTCACAAGGCGGACTAAGCCTTCCCGACCGCAGTTACTATTTCGACAGCGATGCACGTGCAGTAAGTAACAGGGAAAAATTCATTCAGCATCTTCAGAACATGTTTAAAATACTGGGCTATGATGAAGCCAAAGCAAAAACTGCTGCCAGCAACCTGATGAAACTCGAAACAGCTATGGCTAAAGCATCGCGTAAACGTGAAGATACACGCGACCCCTGGGAAAATTATCATAAGATGACTTTGAAGAAACTTTCAGAATCAACTTCAAACATCGACTGGTCGGTATTCTTTGCAGGTGTTGGATTAAACAAAGTTGATTCGGTTATTGTAGGTCAGCCTGAATATTTAACAGCCCTCAATGGTTACCTGAAATCATTTCCTGTTGATGATTGGAAAAATTATCTGAAATATAATCTTGTTAAAAACCTTGCCCGTTATCTTGATGATAAGACCTATATGGAAGTTTTCAATTTCTACTCCACTAATTTACGTGGAATTAAAGAACCTAAACCACGCTGGGAACGCGTAGTTGAACAAACCGACAATTCTCTTGGCGAACTCATAGGACAGGTTTATGTTGATGAATATTTACCAAAAGGGACAAAAGAAAAACTTGTTGAAATTGGCAATGCAATAAAATCGGTTTATGCCGAAAGAATAAAAGCTCTCGACTGGATGAGTGATGTAACAAAAGATAAAGCATTGAAAAAGCTGAACGCAGTAATCATGAAAGTTGGCTATCCCGACAAATGGAAAGATTTAAGCGCTATGAACATTGACCGTACTTCGTTTGTTAAAAATATTATCAATGCCAACAAATGGGAATCAAATTATATGATTTCAAAATATGGCAAACCTGTTGACCGCACCGAATGGGATATGGAGCCACAAACCTATAACGCTTATTACAACCCTTCAAATAATGAAGTTTGCATTCCCGGATGTAATATTATTGTTCCGGGCTATGAAGGTAAAATGGCCGATGACGCTTTGTTGTATTCAATTATTGGTGCAACATTCGGACACGAAATAACTCACGGCTTTGATGACCAGGGTTGCAAATACAATGCTGAAGGAAATCTTCAGAATTGGTGGACTCCAGAAGACAGTGCAAAGTTTTATGCTAAAACAAAAATGATCGTAAAGCAATTCAACAATTATATTGCTGTTGATACATTACACATTAATGGAGAGCTTACACAAGGCGAAAATATTGCCGACTTAGGCGGAATCATTATGGCTTACGAAGCTTTCAAGAAAACAAATCAATTCAAAAATAATGAAATGATTGCCAACTTAACTCCTGCTCAGCGCTTCTTCCTTGGCTATGCACTTGCATGGATGGTTAATGAACGTCCCGAAGCAACAGCGAACCAGGTGAGAAGTAATGAACATTCACCAGCTAAATTCAGGGTTATCGGACCATTATCAAATATGCCTGAATTCTATGAAGCATTTGGTGTTAAAGAAGGTGATGCAATGTGGTTACCCGAAAATTCAAGAATTCGGATTTGGTAATATTTCGAAAATAATTTTTCAATAAATATTTATTTAAGAGCGGGCGTAGATGAATCTACGCCCGCTCTTGTTTTTGAATCTTCACAAACACAATATTTCTTATCTGAAAATCGTTTTATTATTACCAAACCAAACAACTTCTCAATCATGAAAAAAGCAAGATACATTTCAGTGCTATCTTTTGCTATGCTGTTTTATATTTCAGCAACAGCAGAAGTCTCAATGACATTAAAGACTGCCATTGAAAGAAACATTATCAAAATAAGCGCACATGGCGCTATTCCTGACAGTACAAAGCCTTACACCAGCACAGGTCACATTGGTGAATGTTTAGAATTCAACGTTACAAACCTCACAAGTACTCCACTTAAATTGATTGTTGAAAACGGAAGAAAATTCACCAGTGCGGAAGACGACAAACAGGATTTAA
This genomic interval from Bacteroidales bacterium contains the following:
- a CDS encoding LytTR family transcriptional regulator DNA-binding domain-containing protein — translated: MKIRTIIIEDEEPARALIKNYLSANNDIEIIEECADGFTGVLAINNNKPDLVLLDIQMPKLTGFEVLELIQYKPVIIFTTAFEQYAIKAFETGAADYLLKPFTKERFANALDKAKEKIFSKNKQEPNYSSLMNAYDDKEENINRIAIRTGSKIHLINADEIIYISSDDDYVQVHTKEGNFLKEKTMKYFETHLDSGIFIRIHRSFIVNINFIQRLDYYDKENYSAVLKNNDVLKVSNNGYKLLKGKLNI
- the ligA gene encoding NAD-dependent DNA ligase LigA, whose amino-acid sequence is MKREEAKIKIEELRKEINEHNYYYYVLSRPLISDYDFDLLLNELIELEKQYPEFFDEYSPSQRVGGEITKDFKQRKHKYPMLSLGNTYSFSELDDFNERVKKVLGENYQYVCELKFDGLSIGLTYSKGKLLYAVTRGDGEQGDEVTVNIKTIKSIPLQLHGSDFPDEFEMRGEIIMPHRSFEKLNAEKEMEGDVPFANPRNAASGSLKMQDQKEVAKRNLDGFFYSLLGEKLPFDNHFDNMKAAMNWGFKVSEYIRKCNSIEEVKEYIDHVEKLRHQLDFDIDGVVIKINSFAQQEQLGSTAKSPRWAIAYKYMAERVSTKLLSVDFQVGRTGAITPVANLQPVQLSGSVVKRATLHNADQIEKLDLHIGDTVFVEKGGEIIPKIIGVDTSIDNKCLPKVVYIDKCPECKTPLIRKEGEANHYCPNETNCPPQIKGKLEHFISRKAMNIESLGEGKIEILFDNGLVKDISDLYRLTYKMLFGLEKEYVSDDGKKRIVKFKEKTVQNILNGVEDSKHVPFERVLYAIGIRYVGETIAKKLALHYQNISALKSATKEDLINVDEIGERIAESIIGFFNEEKNIELINRLKCFGVSFSIAEGLNSLVSEKLNGKSFVVSGVFRKYSREQIKKMIEENGGKNISAVSSKTDYLLAGDNMGPEKRKKANQYNVPIISEEDFLKMLK
- a CDS encoding universal stress protein; protein product: MKSKRENIVLVPTDFTEVADFAIDHAAGIAKQINGKIAILHVINKETKAYLKKENLNDDVIKEKLKIIASSIEKKYNVKLDYIAEEGSIFTTIAKVADEIKARMIVMGTHGKIGVQHLVGSFAMKVIESSSVPVIVVQEREFGKGYNNVVFPIDETSESKQKVCWAIHIAKIFNSTIHMFGIKYKDEFQANEVERNMAQIKSILKKNGVKFTEKVSAESGNFAKSINVYSDYIKADMVMIMTNPDQLLPSFILSPWAEQVMFNSSKIPAMCVNPVELDITSISL
- a CDS encoding HD domain-containing protein encodes the protein MNFQEAKEFILNKLKNELKPRLYYHCLSHTLDVYESAKKLAAMENITGKDLILLETAALYHDSGFLFGYCDHEQESVMVTRKYLSEFDYTDEDIDIICNMILATRLPQNPKTLLEKILCDADLDYLGRDDFFMIANRLLCEWNEHGHEVSLKKWYHIQVDFLEKNNYFTESAIALRNEKKNQNLTQIQTLIN
- a CDS encoding GTP-binding protein, which codes for MEKQLQISFDTSAGQAMSIPCIGVFGRKNYGKSSFINALSGVELAEVSKISGTTKEPQKYLCELKDIGKVILFDTSGIDDYGEAGEKRIQKSMQVLKVIDFAVLIITGNLFAEPEKKMVNHFIDYALPFIVVHNKSDINELAQVYKTQVETAYQTNVIEFSSTEKSNVSNVINTIKQLLPESAYESKSMLGSVVSKNDIVVLAIPSNLKEPDGQLSKSHNEIARDLIDNLCFVLMVKETELQTIFSTLYDALRMTIIPTSSFNKAMDLLPYNTQLTTYGVVMARHKGNFNAYLKYTPVISELKDGDQVLIIQASGDSTSSEYKEPELVINQLDAFCEKKLEYHIVNLSEKLPDDYSQVRLVVLCGSIVLTKKQVNRIIEQFINDGVPITSFDMLNAYTRGIYTRAISPFIKK
- a CDS encoding C1 family peptidase, whose translation is MKNFKSLLYFIIIAFFLMPVKSWSQDKYKFTIQKELKANTVKNQGNTGTCWSFATCSMLESELLRNGKKEIDLSEMYIVRCAYIEKAVLYVRLHGKYNFDEGGEAHDVINMMRKYGLLPLNEYPGKKDDEKMYDHSKMKNDLKNYLDKLLEENESNFPTDWIKGFEKILDKYMGKVPKTFEINKTQYNPITYMKDYLEINPDDYIEFTSFNHHPFYQKFFLEIPDNWSFDLYNNIPLDDLIEIIDSSIAKGYTVGWGGDVSENEFSQFEGLAIVPETEWSRKNEVEQSRTLTVTEKELKVTQENHQRSFDNFTTTDDHFLHITGTAKDQSGNKFYFTKNSWGDKGAYKGYLYLSEQYIRLKTISIIVNKSTVPARILDSLK
- a CDS encoding M13 family metallopeptidase; the protein is MAVAISVCNTSCNSKKKDKESPDALVMHIDSTVKPGNDFFLYANGKWFKENPIPASEQSNGIWQLIQDTVNAQIRKICESSATLKEATKGSNKQKIGDFFSSGMDSATINKNGISDLKDIFDEIDGIKDINGILKSASYIHIVAGSPLFGFYVAQDDKISNKYAIFLSQGGLSLPDRSYYFDSDARAVSNREKFIQHLQNMFKILGYDEAKAKTAASNLMKLETAMAKASRKREDTRDPWENYHKMTLKKLSESTSNIDWSVFFAGVGLNKVDSVIVGQPEYLTALNGYLKSFPVDDWKNYLKYNLVKNLARYLDDKTYMEVFNFYSTNLRGIKEPKPRWERVVEQTDNSLGELIGQVYVDEYLPKGTKEKLVEIGNAIKSVYAERIKALDWMSDVTKDKALKKLNAVIMKVGYPDKWKDLSAMNIDRTSFVKNIINANKWESNYMISKYGKPVDRTEWDMEPQTYNAYYNPSNNEVCIPGCNIIVPGYEGKMADDALLYSIIGATFGHEITHGFDDQGCKYNAEGNLQNWWTPEDSAKFYAKTKMIVKQFNNYIAVDTLHINGELTQGENIADLGGIIMAYEAFKKTNQFKNNEMIANLTPAQRFFLGYALAWMVNERPEATANQVRSNEHSPAKFRVIGPLSNMPEFYEAFGVKEGDAMWLPENSRIRIW